From the Cyanobium sp. M30B3 genome, the window AGCTTCATGCGCCGCGAGAGTGCCACCGGCCGCTGGCTGGTGGTGGTGGCCAACTTCACCCCCCAGAGTCACTCCCACTACCGGGTGGGCGTTCCGCTGGAGGGCTTCTACGAGGAGGTGTTCAACACCGATGCCGAGCGCTACGGCGGCAGCAACCTCGGCAACCTGGGCGGCAAGTTCACCGACCAGTGGTCCATTCATGGCTACGGCAACTCGCTCGATCTCTGCCTGCCACCGCTGAGCGTTCTGGTGTTCCGGCGCGATCCGATCCGCAGCCAGCCACCCAGCGGAGCAGGGCTGAACACACCCCCACTCACCACGCCCTGACGGCCCTCAGCTCGAACCCTCCGGTGGGACCGGGGCGTCCACCGGGGCGTCCTCCCCTGCCGGTGCGGTGAGGATGCCCCTCGCTTCAAAGCGCTTCCAGATCTCCAGCAGCAGGCCGGCTGTGATGCGCGAAGCCCTGAGCGGATCGGCGATGGTGTAGCTGAGGCCATAGCGGTTCATCTCCGGCCCGAACTCCACCAGCCGGGCGGTGGCCGGTGGCTGGAGCAGCACATCGGGCTCAGCCGCGGCGATCTCCACCAGCAGGGCAATGATCTGCACGGGTGGCCAGCTCGCGGCCGCCTGGATCTCCAGCCGGCAGCGACGGGTGCGGTCGCTGCGGGTGTAGGTGGTGGTGGTGTGGGTGAAGAAGGTCTGGTTGGGTACCACCAGTTCGGCGTTGTCGCTGCCGCGCCAGAGGGTGGCGGCCCGCAGCCCCAGGCGCCGCACCTCGCAGGCCTCACCCTCGTGCATCAGCACCTCACCGGGACGCACCGACCCCTCGAACAGCAGCCACAGGCCGGAGATGAAGTTGGAGAACACCTCCTTGATGCCGAAACCCAGACCCACCGAGAGGCCACCGGCCACGGCCAGCAGTCCGGTCTGGTTGATGCCCAGGGCATTGAAGGCCCACAGCACCCCGAGCGACACCAGCACGTAGCGGATCACCAGTTCCAGGGCCCGGCGGCCGCCATCGCCGAGCTGGAGACCGCGCTGGGCGAGCCAGCTCAACCAGGCCGCCGGCAGGGCTGAACCCATCACCACCAGATAGAGCAGGGCAGACACCCAGGCCAGTTGCCCCAGCTGAATCGAACTGCCCAGCCACACCCCCAGGGGCAGATCCGCCACCGTCTGCAGGCTGTCGAGGGCATCGAGGGCCACCAGCCCAACGCCCAGCAGAAACAGGGGGCGCAGGATGCGGCTCACCAGCACGCCATACAGCTCCGGCGGCAGCAGCCGCCCCAGGATCTGGGTCTCGAGCAGGCGCAACCCCAGCCAGGCCAGCAGCAGCTCCGCCACCAGCCACACCAGCCCCCAGCGCTGGCCCGCCAGGGCCAACCCCCAGCCGAGCAGGGCCAGGGCGGGCAGAAGCGGGATCCCCCAGGGCAGACGCCGCAAGCGCAGCGAACGGCGGCGCAGCGGCAGATAGGCCAGCACCAGCACGGCGATCGGCAGCAGCTGCAGCAGCACCGCGGGCCGGCTCAGCAGGGCGAACCAGGCCAGGGGTTCCAGGATGAAGCCGCTCATGGCCTGCCCTCCAGCTGCAACAGGGCCTCGGCCCCCTGCCGGGGGCTGAACACCCCGGTGACCACCTCATACACCAACTCCTCGATGCGGGGGAGCATGGCCTCCAGCCGGTCGGCTGAAAACGGCAGAGCGAGCACTTTGCGGTTGACCAGCACCTGCTGCTGGGCCTGGCCCAGGGCCGCCAGCCTTCCGGAGTCGGCAAAGGGGATCGACACCAGCCCGTTCACCGGCAGGGTGGACTGGTTGGAGAGGGTGATCTGGCGCTGCAGCATCGGATTGAGGGTGAGCAGCGCCAGCTCCTCCGCCAGCCGGCGCTGGCGGGGGGAGGAATCGCGGCCGAAGGCCCAACCCCGCACAGCCATGTACGGACTGGCCGGTCCTGCCGGTCCAGCGGGGAGGGCGCCCACCCCGAGTCGATCCCCCATCTTCTGTTCCAGGCTCAGGAGGTAGGGGCTGTAGCAGGGCACCCAGGCGAGGCGCCCGGCGATCAGACCGCTGAGCAGTTCATCCTGATCGCTGGCGACGTCCACCCGGCTCTGCAGGGCCGCCTGGCGCAACCATTCCAGCCAGGGTTCCAGGGATCTGGGGGTGGGCTGGGCCGTCACCATGCTGCCGCTGCCGGCCCCTGCGCCGCCGTAGAGCAAGGGCCCCACGGCATCAGTGGCACCGAAGGCGCCGACGGTCCACCACAGACCGATCGGATCGAGGGCCAGACCCATGGTGGCGCCGGAGGCCGCCAGGGCAAGCAGCTGGTCAACGGTCTGGGGCGGGGCACTGACACGCTCGCGGTCGTAGCAGGCCAGGGTCACCTCACTGGCCACCGGCAACGCCACCAGGGCGCCCCGATCGCGCACGTGCTCCAGGATCTGGGGCAGGATGCTCGCTTGCCGCCTGCGGAACGCAACGGTGGGGGGCACGGGATCGATCAGCCCCTTGCGATGCAGGGCGATGGCGCGTGAACTGCGCAGCAGCAGGAGATCGGGACCGAGGCCGCGGTGATGCCCCTGGCGCAGATGGTCCTCCAGCTGGTGTTCATGGACCACCTGCACGTGCAGGTCCACCGTGGGATGGAGGCGCCTGAAGGCCCTGATCACCGGCGCAGCAAGCTGCCTGCTGTCATCCAGGCCCATCCCCGAGAGGGTGGAGGAGGCCGGGACGAGATAGATGTGCAGCACCTCGCGGGACAGCTGCTGGCAGCCCTGCAGCAGCGCCAGCACCACCAACGACAGGGGAAGCGGGGCCAGGCACGGCCGACATCTGCGCAGCAGGCCAGGCAGGGGGAAAGGCAACCAGGACGCCCGGGGGGCTTCCATTCTTGCGCCGTTGCCCGCTGGCGCATCCGCAGGCACAAGGGCTGCTCTCGGCTAGGTTTCCGGATCGTCCCCACCCCCTCCATGGCCGAAACCGCTCCCCTGCTGCTGCGCGCCGCCCGAGGTGAGCAGGTGGAGCGGCCGCCGGTGTGGATGATGCGCCAGGCGGGCCGCTATATGAAGGTGTATCGCGACCTGCGCGACCGCCACCCTGGCTTCCGCGAGCGCTCGGAAATCCCCGATCTCTCCTTTGAGATCTCGATGCAGCCCTTCGAGGCCTTCAGGCCCGACGGCGTGATCCTCTTCTCCGACATCCTCACGCCGCTGCCGGGCATGGGGATCGACTTCGACATCGTCGAGAGCAAGGGCCCCCTGATCCAGGACCCGATCCGTTCCCTGGCCCAGGTGGAGGCGCTGCGCCCCCTGCAGCCGGCCGAATCCATGCCCTTCGTGGGCGAGGTGCTCACCCGTCTGCGCCAGGCCGTGGGCAACGAAGCCGCCGTGCTCGGTTTCGTGGGTGCCCCCTGGACCCTGGCCGCCTACGTGGTGGAGGGCAAGAGCTCCAAGAACTACGCGGTGATCAAGGCCATGGCCTTCCGCGAGCCCGAGCTGCTGCACAGGCTGCTCGACCACTTCGCCGAATCGATTGCCGCCTACCTGCGCTACCAGATCGATTCCGGCGCCCAGGTGGTGCAGATGTTCGACTCCTGGGCCGGCCAGCTCAGCCCGATCGACTACGACACCTTCGCCGCGCCCTACCAGAAGAAGGTGGTGGATCTGGTGAAGCAGACCCACCCCGACACCCCCTTCATCCTCTACATCTCCGGCAGCGCCGGCGTGATCGAGCGCATGGCGGCCACCGGCGTGGACATCGTGTCGCTCGACTGGACCGTGGACATGGCCGAGGGCCTGGCCCGCCTGCCCGAGCACGTGGGCGTGCAGGGCAACGTGGACCCCGGCCTGCTGTTCGGCACCCCCGAAGCCATCCAGGCCCGCATTGACGACACCGTGCGCAAGGCCCGCGGCCGCAAGCACATCCTCAACCTGGGCCACGGCATCCTGCCCGGCACCCCCGAGGAGAACGGCGCCTTCTTCTTCCAGGCCGGCAAGAGCGTGATGGATCGGCTCGGAGCGACGGCTTGAGCCAGCGGATCCTGATCACCGGGGCTTCGGGGTGCGTGGGTCAGCACATCGCCGCGCTGCTGCTGCGCGAGAGCGACGCCGAGCTGCTGCTGCTGCTGCGCGATCCAGCCAAACTCACCGCTGTGCCGGCCGATCACCCGCGCATCACCGTGCTGGTGGGCGATCTGCGGGATCTCGCCCCCCACGCCGGCGCCATCGCCAGCGCCACCCGCATCGTGCACACCGCCACCGCCTGGGGGGACCCGGAGCGCGCCATGGCCGTGAACGTGGTGGCGGTGAAGCAGCTGCTGGCGTTCACCAGCCCCGAGTGGCTGGAGCAGGTGCTCTACTTCTCCACGGCCTCGGTGCTGGATCGCCAGCTGCGGCTGCTGCCCGAGGCGGCCAGCGAGGGCACGGAATACATCCAGACCAAGGCGCTCTGCCTGCAGCAGCTGGAGGAGCACCCCCTGGCGGAACGAATCGTGGCCCTGTTCCCCACCCTGGTGTTCGGCGGCCGGGTGGATGGCAGCGGGCCCTTCCCCACCAGCTATCTCACCGCCGGCCTGGCCGAGGCCAGCCGCTGGCGCTGGCTGGCCAAGTGGCTGCGGGTGGACGCCAGCTTCCACTTCATTCACGCGGCCGACATCGCCCGGGTGTGCCTGCACCTGCTCTCGGCGCCCCAGGGCCCCAACCCCGAACCCGGCCAGGAGCGGGTGCGCCGGCTGGTGCTGGGCCAGCCGGCGGTGAGCGTGAACCACACCGTGCGGCGACTGCTGCGCTGGTGTGGGGGCTGGATGCCACCGGCGGGGGTGGCCATCACCCCCAGGCTGGTGGAGGCCCTGATCCGGCTGCTGCGGCTGGAGGTCACCGCCTGGGACCGCTTCTCGATCCGCCAGCGCCACTTCGTGCACGAGCCGATCAGCCCGCCGGAGCGCTTCGGGCTGGTGAGCCATGCCGCCACGCTGGAGGCGGTGTTCGCCGATGCCGGCCTGAAGCGCCGGCGGGGGCTCGCGCAGCGGATGTTGCAAATGTTTCGAAGCTGAGCAGCCTCAAGCACCTGGCGCCAGCAAACCACTAAGTTTTTCCAGACTGTGCTTTGAGCGCCTTCCATGCGCCGACTCCTCTCCCTGATCGCTCTCTGCCTGGCGCTGGTGCTGGGCGCCACCCCCAGCTACGCCGCTGACGTGGCCCACGGCGGCCAGATCTTCTCCGCCAACTGCGCGGCCTGCCACATGGGCGGTGGCAACGTGGTGAACGCCGAGCGCACCCTCAAGCAGGACGCCCTCGAGTCGTATCTCGCCAACTACAGCAGCGACCATGAGGCCGCCATCGCCTACCAGGTGACCAACGGCAAGAACGCCATGCCGGCCTTCGGCGGCAAGCTCAGCGAAGGCGACATCGCCGACGTGGCTGCCTACGTGGAAGACATGGCCGCCAAGGGCTGGGCCTGATCCAGCATTGCACCGGACGTTTGTCCACCATGCCCCGGCTGCGGCCGGGGCTTTTTCATGGGTGCAACCTGGAGCGCAGGCGATCCACAGCACACGGCAGCCTGGGCCGACCCGCTCAGGTCGGTGACTGGTCTTGCCTGCGAGCCGCCAGCACCGCCAGATAGAGCTCCTCGGGCACATCGCGGATGTCGTACTCGCTCGGCAACACGCCATGCACATGGCGATGCACCGCCAGCCAGCAGTTGCGCTCAGGATCGGCACTTGTGGCATCGAAGTCGCGCGAGGCTTCAGCAAGCTGCTGCACGAGCTCGGGGGAAGCCTGGTGAGGAGCGGCGGACGACGCATCCATGGGGGTCGATGGGGAGAGGGAGTGACGGGGCGGGCAGACTGGGCGGACGAGCGCGCCCGACCGGCATGATGCCCGCAACTCCAGCTGCCCTGTCGACCCTTATGAGCCTGGCGCTGCTGGCCACTCCAGCCCTGGCCCAGACGCGACCCGGCAATGGTTGCCCGCTGATCGTGCCCGTCAGCCAGGCGGAACTGCAGCCCCTGCGCATCCGCCGCGACCAGGTGGCGGGCAAGAACGCCAGGGGCTGTCTCTCACCCGCCGATGCGATCTACGGGCCGGACGGTTGCCCCCAGCGGCTCTGCGGCGGGAACGCCGGCGTGATTCAGCTGCCGCCGCCGCTGCCGTAGGCCACCTGGCACACGGCGTTGAGCAGCTGGGCCTGGTCGGCATTGCTGGGCACCTGGCCGTTGAGCAGGCCGTCCTGGCAGTTGGCGGCCCCCATCAGATCGGTGTTGCCCACGCCGTAGTTGAAGCTCACGCCGGCCGTGCCAACCGACTCGACGCTGCCGAAGTTGAGCTGGTAGCTGGTCTGCGGCACCACGATCACGGTGGACTGCTGGTTGGCCGCCTCGTTCACCAGGCCGGTGATCGCAGCGCCGGTGGCCAGGCCGGCCACGCCCCAGGCGGCGGCGCTGGC encodes:
- a CDS encoding c-type cytochrome; this translates as MRRLLSLIALCLALVLGATPSYAADVAHGGQIFSANCAACHMGGGNVVNAERTLKQDALESYLANYSSDHEAAIAYQVTNGKNAMPAFGGKLSEGDIADVAAYVEDMAAKGWA
- a CDS encoding NAD(P)-dependent oxidoreductase, producing the protein MSQRILITGASGCVGQHIAALLLRESDAELLLLLRDPAKLTAVPADHPRITVLVGDLRDLAPHAGAIASATRIVHTATAWGDPERAMAVNVVAVKQLLAFTSPEWLEQVLYFSTASVLDRQLRLLPEAASEGTEYIQTKALCLQQLEEHPLAERIVALFPTLVFGGRVDGSGPFPTSYLTAGLAEASRWRWLAKWLRVDASFHFIHAADIARVCLHLLSAPQGPNPEPGQERVRRLVLGQPAVSVNHTVRRLLRWCGGWMPPAGVAITPRLVEALIRLLRLEVTAWDRFSIRQRHFVHEPISPPERFGLVSHAATLEAVFADAGLKRRRGLAQRMLQMFRS
- a CDS encoding uroporphyrinogen decarboxylase, with amino-acid sequence MAETAPLLLRAARGEQVERPPVWMMRQAGRYMKVYRDLRDRHPGFRERSEIPDLSFEISMQPFEAFRPDGVILFSDILTPLPGMGIDFDIVESKGPLIQDPIRSLAQVEALRPLQPAESMPFVGEVLTRLRQAVGNEAAVLGFVGAPWTLAAYVVEGKSSKNYAVIKAMAFREPELLHRLLDHFAESIAAYLRYQIDSGAQVVQMFDSWAGQLSPIDYDTFAAPYQKKVVDLVKQTHPDTPFILYISGSAGVIERMAATGVDIVSLDWTVDMAEGLARLPEHVGVQGNVDPGLLFGTPEAIQARIDDTVRKARGRKHILNLGHGILPGTPEENGAFFFQAGKSVMDRLGATA
- a CDS encoding mechanosensitive ion channel — translated: MSGFILEPLAWFALLSRPAVLLQLLPIAVLVLAYLPLRRRSLRLRRLPWGIPLLPALALLGWGLALAGQRWGLVWLVAELLLAWLGLRLLETQILGRLLPPELYGVLVSRILRPLFLLGVGLVALDALDSLQTVADLPLGVWLGSSIQLGQLAWVSALLYLVVMGSALPAAWLSWLAQRGLQLGDGGRRALELVIRYVLVSLGVLWAFNALGINQTGLLAVAGGLSVGLGFGIKEVFSNFISGLWLLFEGSVRPGEVLMHEGEACEVRRLGLRAATLWRGSDNAELVVPNQTFFTHTTTTYTRSDRTRRCRLEIQAAASWPPVQIIALLVEIAAAEPDVLLQPPATARLVEFGPEMNRYGLSYTIADPLRASRITAGLLLEIWKRFEARGILTAPAGEDAPVDAPVPPEGSS